The following coding sequences lie in one Musa acuminata AAA Group cultivar baxijiao chromosome BXJ3-1, Cavendish_Baxijiao_AAA, whole genome shotgun sequence genomic window:
- the LOC135628826 gene encoding SWR1 complex subunit 6-like has translation MDEENTGPFRRTSSRTKKIAAKMAAALASTDNRTQAALARLESLENDNAGAENVEINDDDDASLDDDDQAYVQKKQAKNMKRKTRQAKALENAKKAPRTFTELLQEANLEALPPHVPSYLRAAVGPPSTSSRRHFCTVCGDAANYTCVRCGVRFCSCRCQVIHNDTRCLKFVA, from the exons ATGGATGAAGAGAACACGGGCCCATTCCGCCGGACGTCAAGCCGGACCAAGAAGATCGCCGCCAAGATGGCCGCCGCTCTTGCCAGCACCGACAACCGGACTCAG GCAGCGCTTGCGCGCCTCGAGTCTTTGGAAAATGATAACGCGGGGGCGGAGAATGTGGAGATTAATGACGACGACGATGCTTCTTTGGATGATGATGATCAAG CTTATGTTCAAAAGAAACAAGCGAAGAATATGAAACGCAAGACAAGGCAGGCAAAAGCACTTGAAAATGCAAAGAAAGCACCCAGGACATTTACGGAGCTGTTACAGGAG GCAAACTTAGAGGCTTTGCCTCCACATGTTCCTTCCTATTTGAGAGCTGCAGTTGGCCCACCAAGCACATCGTCACGTCGTCATTTCTGCACTGTTTGTGGTGATGCTGCAAACTATACATGTGTGAGATGCGGAGTGCGATTCTGTTCATGTCGTTGTCAAGTTATACACAATGATACTAGGTGTCTGAAGTTTGtagcttga
- the LOC135628910 gene encoding laccase-3-like codes for MESCSHIAVPSWLLPLLLGLFSLLFRHIDAEVQYHDFVVQATPVKRLCKAHNIITVNGQFPGPTIEVKNGDTLVINVVNRARYNVTLHWHGVRQMRTAWADGPEFVTQCPIRPGGSYTYRFTIEGQEGTLWWHAHSSWLRATVYGALIILPKENSSYPFTKPKREVPVILGEWWDRNPIDVVREATRTGAAPNISDAFTINGQPGDLYNCSNKDTTMIPVKAGETNLLRFINAALNTELFVAIANHKMTVVSADASYTKPFTTSVLMLGPGQTTDVLVTMDQPASRYYIAARAYASAQGVAFDNTTTTAILEYDCGCSEPGQGVPPVFPALPAYNDTGAASAFSAGLRSLSTVDIPGPVDENLFFTVGLGLFGCPPGKTCGGPNNTRMAASINNVSFVLPDTYSILQAHYQRVPGVFTTDFPAVPPVQFDYTAQNVSRSLWQPVAATKVYKLKYGSVVQLVLQGTNIFAAENHPIHIHGYDFYILAEGFGNFNAAKDNARFNLVDPPMRNTVGVPVNGWAVIRFVADNPGVWLMHCHLDVHITWGLAMAFLVDDGVGELQSLEAPPVDLPAC; via the exons ATGGAGTCTTGCTCACACATTGCTGTGCCCTCCTGGCTGCTTCCTTTACTGTTAGGGTTGTTCTCTCTTCTCTTCCGCCATATCGACGCGGAAGTCCAGTATCATGACTTCGTG GTGCAGGCGACGCCGGTGAAGAGGCTGTGCAAGGCCCACAACATCATCACGGTGAACGGGCAGTTCCCGGGGCCGACCATAGAGGTGAAGAACGGGGACACGCTGGTGATCAACGTTGTCAACCGAGCGAGATACAACGTCACGCTCCACTG GCACGGCGTGCGGCAGATGAGGACGGCGTGGGCCGACGGACCGGAGTTCGTGACGCAGTGCCCGATCAGGCCGGGCGGCAGCTACACGTACCGGTTCACGATCGAGGGCCAAGAGGGAACGCTGTGGTGGCACGCGCACAGCTCATGGCTCAGGGCCACCGTCTACGGAGCTCTCATCATCCTCCCCAAGGAGAACTCCTCCTACCCGTTCACCAAGCCCAAAAGAGAAGTCCCTGTCATCCTTG GTGAATGGTGGGATCGGAATCCGATCGACGTCGTGCGAGAAGCAACACGGACCGGAGCAGCTCCCAACATCTCCGACGCATTCACCATCAATGGCCAGCCCGGTGACCTCTACAATTGCTCCAACAAAG ACACAACAATGATTCCGGTGAAGGCCGGAGAGACCAATCTCCTCCGGTTCATCAACGCGGCGCTGAACACCGAGCTCTTCGTCGCGATCGCCAACCACAAGATGACCGTCGTCTCTGCCGACGCGTCCTACACCAAGCCCTTCACGACTTCGGTGCTCATGCTCGGCCCGGGCCAGACCACCGATGTGCTCGTCACCATGGACCAGCCGGCGTCCCGCTACTACATCGCCGCTCGGGCTTATGCGAGCGCGCAAGGCGTGGCCTTCGACAACACCACGACCACCGCCATCCTCGAATACGACTGCGGCTGCTCGGAACCAGGACAAGGTGTTCCGCCCGTGTTCCCCGCCCTCCCGGCCTACAACGACACCGGCGCAGCCTCCGCCTTCTCCGCCGGCCTCAGGAGCCTCTCCACCGTCGACATTCCCGGTCCCGTCGACGAGAACCTCTTCTTCACCGTCGGCCTGGGTTTGTTCGGTTGCCCTCCAGGGAAGACGTGCGGGGGGCCGAACAACACTCGCATGGCGGCCAGCATCAACAACGTCTCCTTCGTGTTGCCCGACACCTACTCCATTCTCCAGGCCCATTACCAACGCGTGCCCGGCGTCTTCACCACCGACTTCCCAGCGGTGCCGCCGGTGCAGTTCGACTACACAGCCCAAAACGTCAGTCGTAGCCTATGGCAGCCGGTTGCGGCCACCAAGGTGTACAAGTTGAAGTACGGCTCGGTAGTTCAGCTGGTGCTGCAAGGCACCAACATCTTCGCCGCCGAGAACCACCCCATCCACATCCATGGCTACGACTTCTACATCCTGGCGGAGGGGTTTGGCAACTTCAACGCGGCGAAGGACAACGCCAGGTTCAACCTGGTCGACCCCCCGATGAGGAACACCGTCGGCGTGCCGGTGAACGGCTGGGCCGTCATCCGGTTCGTCGCCGACAATCCGGGGGTCTGGCTCATGCACTGCCACTTGGACGTTCACATCACCTGGGGACTGGCCATGGCGTTCCTGGTGGACGATGGAGTTGGAGAGCTGCAGTCCCTGGAGGCGCCTCCCGTTGACCTGCCTGCATGCTGA